A genomic window from Photobacterium gaetbulicola Gung47 includes:
- a CDS encoding putative Zinc transport protein zntB (COG0598): MKGFVISSWDFSSGAARQNPPEVQKLLAENWYHCQRDAAGLKDWLIANQIPEAVVDSLLADDTRPRFEKYSDDCFLVILRGINLNQGAEPDDMLSLRILWFKGALLSTRKVPSRAVTKIINQLEQGIGPLNLPDLLQAMANSINGIISGFLSPVEDTLNEMDHNVKADPKELNAIYSRLLRLRRYLKPQRYVLEDLIQAEIEVLTGHKNHFKNCLDTIVRMNESIEFYIDQVNLYFANINQRQAETMNRNTYLFSVIAGLFLPAGFFTGLLGVNIGGIPGVEDPLAFPLFCLGLILIVAIEIIILKKLKFI; this comes from the coding sequence ATGAAAGGATTTGTTATTTCTAGCTGGGACTTTTCATCCGGCGCAGCAAGGCAAAACCCACCGGAGGTGCAAAAACTCCTCGCCGAAAACTGGTATCACTGCCAGCGAGATGCCGCAGGACTGAAGGACTGGCTGATAGCTAATCAGATCCCTGAGGCCGTTGTTGACTCCCTGCTCGCCGATGACACACGTCCGCGATTCGAAAAGTACAGCGACGATTGTTTTTTGGTGATATTGCGCGGCATCAACCTCAACCAAGGGGCTGAGCCCGACGATATGCTTAGCCTACGTATTCTCTGGTTCAAAGGTGCCCTTCTCTCAACACGGAAGGTACCTTCGCGAGCCGTCACGAAAATCATCAACCAACTGGAACAAGGTATCGGGCCGCTTAACTTACCGGACTTGCTGCAAGCAATGGCAAACAGCATCAACGGGATCATCTCAGGTTTTCTCTCCCCCGTGGAAGATACGCTCAACGAAATGGATCACAACGTCAAGGCTGATCCCAAAGAACTCAATGCGATATATTCCCGCCTGCTGCGACTTCGCCGATACCTCAAGCCCCAGCGCTATGTACTTGAAGATCTGATACAAGCTGAGATAGAGGTATTGACCGGACACAAGAACCATTTCAAAAACTGCCTAGATACCATCGTGAGAATGAACGAATCTATCGAGTTCTATATCGACCAGGTCAATCTCTACTTTGCCAATATCAACCAGCGACAAGCAGAAACGATGAACAGGAATACCTATTTGTTCTCTGTCATTGCTGGCCTATTTCTCCCCGCTGGATTTTTCACCGGGTTGCTTGGTGTCAATATAGGAGGAATACCAGGAGTTGAGGACCCGCTGGCATTCCCTCTGTTTTGTCTCGGCCTAATCCTTATCGTGGCGATTGAGATCATCATTCTGAAGAAGTTGAAATTCATCTAG